A segment of the Saccharomyces kudriavzevii IFO 1802 strain IFO1802 genome assembly, chromosome: 2 genome:
GGTAACTCTTGTTATCAGGTTTTTCATGAATTAGCGATCCTTCCATGCGGCAGTGGAAACTCTAACAAAAATAGTGCAGACGCTGAACAGGAAACCGGGAGTAATTCAGCTACCACGAATACTGACGGAAACTATAGTAGTAGCAACTTTGAATTACAATCTTATATTGCGAAGGCATTGGCCGTGTACAAGGACTCAGTTGACAAGTACTGGGTAGATGAGTTTCCAGAGGCCACAGTTTGATCTGAAAGATGCTTCAAAGCTTTACTTTAACTCTTATGTATTCACGTCAATCATAAGAAGGAAACGGAGATAATTGTAAGCCTTCGTTAGccatgattttttgattctcGCAATATCACCTGTTCTCGGCAACCAATAAAGAATTTTAAACCTGAGAAGTATAGCAAAGTATTTGGATCATTATATGACGGAAGGTCTTATCAGTTGTAAAAAACCAACCGCCAAGTATTGACGTATTCAATTTTACAACAAGATTTCTAGTAATTTTATAGCTTTGTATCAGCTGATGGCTTTCTGGAGCTGAAAAGCCAAATGAAACTCTTCGTTTTTTGATACTAGATATGTCGAATGCCCCTTTATCGTGCTGCCACTTACCGATCAAGCATAATATTAGCTAGGCCATCAACTGTTGCACAATGCACACTTTtggtgttttttttcttggcagaaAAAGACAGTCTTCGAACTATATAAGGCAACCACTAGGAGGTTGCGACTCCAAGTAACAGATCTCCTAAACAACCGCCTCAACATCAACATGGAAGATACCAAAACTTGAAGAATcatattcttatttcttccttcatttttattgaccattaaggtcttgtgacatttgttgggattccatttttgataaggttaataatattatgtatataggatatactagaagttctcctcatggatttaggaatccacgaaagggaatcaacacttttacataatcttattcttatttcttccttcattttatacgtcgttattcattgatcctattgcattatcaatccttgcacttcagcttcc
Coding sequences within it:
- the SKDI02G0030 gene encoding uncharacterized protein, producing MNQYVFDQGICPNKSFFYDGNSCYQVFHELAILPCGSGNSNKNSADAEQETGSNSATTNTDGNYSSSNFELQSYIAKALAVYKDSVDKYWVDEFPEATV